In the genome of Acetobacter oryzifermentans, one region contains:
- a CDS encoding acyl carrier protein: MSETVESVSALIIQKLLANPKVPRDIDGNCKIMEDLAFDSLAVMNFVMEVEDSLDVSIPLDKLADIRTINDLAACIVALKNKG; this comes from the coding sequence ATGAGCGAAACCGTTGAAAGCGTTTCCGCGCTGATCATTCAAAAGCTCCTCGCCAACCCGAAGGTTCCGCGTGACATTGATGGTAACTGCAAGATCATGGAAGATCTTGCGTTTGATTCTTTGGCCGTCATGAACTTCGTTATGGAAGTTGAAGATAGCTTGGATGTTTCCATCCCGCTCGACAAACTTGCCGATATCCGGACGATTAATGACCTTGCCGCATGCATTGTCGCTCTGAAAAACAAAGGGTGA
- the spt gene encoding serine palmitoyltransferase, which yields MTSLFSKFEGTAGALGSVVAVGGRNPFAVVIEKPVSSTVGIIEGRETLLFGTNNYLGLSQSKNAIRAAQQAAATCGVGTTGSRIANGTQSLHRQLEKDIAAFFGRRDAMVFSTGYQANLGIISTLAGKDDHLFLDADSHASIYDGSRLSAAEVIRFRHNDPDNLYKRLKRMDGTPGAKLIVVEGIYSMTGNVAPIAEFVAVKKETGAYLLVDEAHSFGVLGENGRGAAEADGVEADVDFIVGTFSKSLGTVGGYCVSDHPELEFVRLNCRPYMFTASLPPEVIAATTAALSDMQAHPELRKQLMANAQQLHAGFVDIGLNASKQATPVIAVTLETAEEAIPMWNRLLELGVYVNLSLPPATPDSRPLLRCSVMATHTPEQIAQAIAIFRQAAAEVGVTPAPTAA from the coding sequence ATGACATCACTATTTTCCAAATTTGAAGGTACGGCAGGCGCGCTGGGTTCTGTAGTCGCCGTAGGTGGCCGCAACCCTTTTGCTGTTGTTATTGAAAAACCTGTATCTTCAACTGTTGGAATTATTGAAGGTCGGGAAACGCTTCTTTTCGGTACCAATAATTATTTAGGCCTGAGCCAATCCAAAAATGCCATTCGGGCCGCCCAACAAGCTGCTGCGACTTGCGGCGTTGGCACCACGGGCTCGCGCATTGCAAATGGCACGCAGTCTCTCCACCGGCAGCTTGAAAAAGATATTGCCGCGTTTTTTGGCCGCCGTGATGCCATGGTTTTTTCTACGGGTTATCAGGCTAACTTAGGCATTATTTCCACGCTTGCAGGCAAAGACGACCATCTGTTTCTGGACGCTGATAGCCATGCCAGCATTTATGATGGTAGCCGCCTGAGTGCTGCAGAAGTTATTCGTTTCCGCCATAATGACCCGGATAATCTTTATAAACGCCTGAAACGCATGGATGGCACCCCCGGTGCCAAGCTGATTGTGGTTGAAGGCATTTATTCCATGACAGGCAATGTGGCCCCGATTGCAGAATTTGTAGCCGTTAAAAAAGAAACTGGTGCATATCTTCTGGTAGATGAAGCCCATTCCTTTGGGGTATTGGGTGAAAACGGACGCGGTGCGGCTGAAGCCGACGGTGTGGAAGCTGATGTAGACTTTATTGTCGGCACATTTTCAAAAAGCCTCGGCACTGTTGGGGGTTACTGCGTATCCGATCATCCTGAGCTGGAATTTGTACGCCTGAATTGCCGCCCATATATGTTTACGGCATCTCTTCCACCAGAGGTTATTGCTGCAACAACGGCAGCCTTGAGCGATATGCAGGCTCATCCAGAACTGCGTAAACAGCTTATGGCCAATGCTCAGCAACTCCATGCTGGTTTTGTAGATATCGGGCTAAATGCGAGTAAACAGGCTACCCCTGTTATTGCAGTTACGCTGGAAACTGCTGAAGAAGCTATTCCCATGTGGAACAGGCTTCTGGAACTTGGTGTTTACGTCAACCTTAGCCTTCCCCCGGCAACGCCAGATTCACGCCCCTTGCTGCGTTGTTCCGTAATGGCCACTCATACGCCAGAGCAGATTGCTCAGGCCATTGCCATATTCCGGCAGGCTGCCGCAGAAGTTGGCGTAACACCAGCACCCACAGCAGCCTAA
- a CDS encoding diacylglycerol/lipid kinase family protein, translating to MSDRFALIYNPRSRRNLKADPKYLALAGKMLGPLFCSPRTHAALRQQVYALLQQKISCLVVDGGDGTVGNVLSALYTSSCPPEQWPSIVVLPSGNTNLIATDVGFGKRGVEALQILQARLASGRLLSDVRRRQPLVVMRNGQKEGASLGFFGGLGAFGRGIEIAHDPKILKNYSHDAAVMATLFVTAWQLLSPKHRRGWLEGTKVTVERDGEVLPEQNHFLFLCTALHRLPHGIWPFWQNLTEADRGISYLDVAAFPPHLGRAVWNLLRGKAPQWLRQDAAYHSGSATELVLRTDQSFILDGEVLPPGEDGKLTVSAGPVVSFVHV from the coding sequence ATGTCCGATCGTTTTGCCCTGATTTACAATCCTCGTAGCCGTCGGAATTTGAAGGCAGATCCCAAGTATCTGGCGCTGGCGGGCAAAATGTTGGGGCCTTTGTTCTGCTCCCCTAGAACGCATGCTGCATTAAGGCAGCAGGTTTATGCCCTCTTACAGCAAAAAATAAGCTGTCTGGTTGTGGATGGGGGAGACGGCACAGTTGGGAATGTTCTGAGCGCACTTTATACCTCATCCTGCCCGCCAGAGCAGTGGCCAAGTATTGTTGTGTTGCCCTCTGGCAATACTAACCTGATTGCCACAGATGTTGGTTTTGGTAAGCGTGGGGTTGAGGCATTACAGATTTTGCAGGCCCGTCTGGCATCCGGACGCCTTCTTTCCGATGTGCGGCGCAGGCAGCCTTTGGTGGTAATGCGTAACGGGCAGAAAGAAGGGGCTTCTCTAGGCTTTTTTGGTGGTTTGGGTGCTTTTGGGCGTGGGATTGAAATCGCGCATGACCCCAAAATCCTGAAAAATTATTCGCATGATGCTGCGGTTATGGCGACATTGTTTGTAACGGCTTGGCAGTTGCTAAGCCCGAAGCATAGGCGAGGATGGCTGGAAGGTACAAAAGTTACAGTAGAGCGGGATGGTGAGGTATTGCCTGAGCAGAATCATTTTCTGTTTTTATGCACCGCTTTGCATCGGCTGCCCCACGGTATCTGGCCATTCTGGCAGAATCTGACAGAAGCAGACCGAGGTATTAGTTATCTGGATGTTGCGGCTTTTCCCCCTCATTTAGGGCGTGCAGTCTGGAATTTGTTGCGGGGGAAAGCGCCGCAATGGTTACGGCAAGATGCAGCTTATCATAGTGGTTCGGCAACCGAATTGGTGTTGCGTACGGATCAATCCTTTATTCTGGATGGTGAGGTTTTGCCGCCTGGGGAAGATGGCAAACTGACTGTTTCTGCGGGGCCCGTGGTTTCTTTTGTGCATGTTTAA
- a CDS encoding metallophosphoesterase family protein, which yields MGPYTVTGDVFFLSCVHIAHLSDPHLPLVGLPSFKEICFKRILSLLSWQLRRRHLHKLPALQSIMRDIRHFHPDMVALTGDLTNLGLLKEFQHARQWLLQQDLPPTLLIPGNHDALIKENSATKQALWAEWLHSSTQSEPAAPSLLVKDHIVLIGVNTAVPTLPFLASGKAGQTQLVLLADLLRRTRVMGLCRIVLLHHPPAQGIVSRRKGLDDFLAFQDVLRAEGAELVLYGHSHRAQITTLPGTDILAVSSTSASHIADEPEKSAGWNAISVHKQPDIWQITIQHRSLMPDGSLQDSQMRRVCSAHRLLPATSL from the coding sequence GTGGGGCCATACACCGTCACCGGAGATGTGTTTTTCTTGTCCTGCGTTCATATCGCCCATCTGTCTGACCCACATCTGCCACTTGTCGGCTTGCCTTCTTTTAAGGAAATCTGCTTCAAGCGCATCCTCAGTTTGTTGTCTTGGCAACTGCGGCGCAGGCACCTGCATAAATTACCGGCTTTGCAGTCAATCATGCGGGATATCCGCCACTTTCACCCAGATATGGTTGCCCTAACGGGGGATCTGACCAATCTGGGTTTGCTCAAAGAATTTCAGCACGCACGGCAGTGGCTTTTACAGCAAGATTTGCCCCCTACACTGCTTATTCCCGGCAATCATGATGCGCTGATAAAAGAGAATAGCGCTACCAAACAGGCTCTCTGGGCCGAATGGCTACATAGTAGCACGCAGTCTGAACCGGCAGCCCCTTCATTGCTGGTAAAAGATCATATTGTCCTTATTGGGGTCAACACGGCCGTTCCCACCTTACCCTTTTTGGCGTCTGGCAAGGCCGGGCAAACCCAGCTTGTGCTTTTGGCGGATCTGTTGCGCCGCACCCGCGTTATGGGATTATGCCGGATTGTGCTACTCCATCACCCTCCGGCGCAAGGCATTGTCAGCCGCCGCAAAGGGCTGGATGATTTCCTAGCGTTTCAAGACGTATTGCGTGCAGAAGGTGCTGAACTTGTGCTTTACGGGCATTCTCATCGTGCGCAAATCACCACTCTTCCGGGCACAGATATTCTGGCTGTCAGCAGCACCTCTGCGTCCCACATTGCGGATGAACCGGAAAAAAGTGCGGGGTGGAATGCTATTTCCGTGCACAAACAGCCCGATATCTGGCAAATCACCATTCAGCACCGCAGCTTAATGCCAGATGGAAGCTTGCAAGATAGCCAAATGAGGCGTGTGTGCAGTGCGCATCGCCTTTTGCCCGCAACCTCGCTATGA
- a CDS encoding LptF/LptG family permease: protein MTTRMLNVPFLRRIVALLRPGTLDRYLIAQVMPPFLVALSVVMIALILERLLVLFNLLAAGNNHIGIFIGLLAALLPHYLGLAIPAALCVAVFTVIRRMSQNEEIDAINSSGLSLLRITRPYIQLGIILGILSFLLYGFIQPHARYDFRSTFYIASHTGWAPRLQPRMFASPSSQLTIVADKVSQSGSDLENVFIRDLSEQQERDITARNGHIRIGLDGETVEIDLTHGVIVTDKGDGVPSLVTFDHSTRYLTHASHVSPFRTRGEDERELTSPELVGRLIRHDPSISRPHMRSEVHFRMARSLTVPFIPLLAASLALMRKRQRNNAGLPLAFIIMVGFDHIIQFGHSMVATKKASLLLIWGPSLVFIVGCTLLLLYKSGTFQVLKVWRSRSSAQKALP, encoded by the coding sequence ATGACAACCCGCATGCTCAATGTGCCTTTCCTGCGCCGGATTGTAGCTTTGCTTCGCCCCGGCACATTAGACCGCTACCTGATTGCTCAGGTTATGCCGCCTTTTTTGGTGGCGCTGTCTGTTGTGATGATTGCCCTGATACTTGAACGCCTTTTGGTGCTGTTCAATCTGCTGGCAGCGGGCAACAACCATATTGGCATATTTATTGGTCTGCTGGCGGCCTTGCTGCCCCATTACCTTGGCTTGGCTATTCCGGCCGCACTTTGCGTAGCGGTGTTTACCGTGATCCGCCGCATGAGCCAGAATGAAGAAATTGATGCCATCAACAGCAGTGGCCTTTCACTACTGCGGATTACGCGCCCCTATATCCAACTGGGCATTATCTTGGGTATTCTTTCCTTTCTGCTTTATGGCTTTATCCAGCCTCATGCACGGTATGATTTCCGTTCAACCTTTTACATTGCCAGCCACACAGGCTGGGCGCCACGTTTGCAGCCTCGCATGTTTGCCAGCCCTTCATCTCAACTGACCATTGTTGCGGATAAGGTCTCCCAAAGCGGCTCTGATCTGGAAAATGTTTTTATCCGCGATCTTTCTGAGCAGCAGGAACGCGATATTACGGCGCGCAACGGGCATATCCGCATCGGTTTGGATGGTGAAACTGTTGAGATTGATCTTACCCATGGCGTGATTGTCACGGATAAAGGGGATGGCGTGCCCAGTCTGGTCACGTTTGATCATTCTACGCGCTACCTTACACATGCCTCGCACGTCTCTCCTTTCCGCACGCGCGGCGAGGATGAACGAGAGCTGACATCCCCAGAACTGGTTGGCCGCCTCATTCGGCATGACCCTTCCATTTCCCGCCCTCATATGCGTTCTGAAGTGCATTTTCGTATGGCGCGCAGCCTTACTGTGCCTTTTATTCCCCTATTGGCGGCCTCTCTGGCTCTTATGCGCAAGCGCCAACGCAACAATGCCGGTCTGCCTCTGGCCTTTATTATTATGGTTGGGTTTGACCACATCATCCAGTTTGGCCACAGCATGGTGGCTACAAAAAAGGCATCGCTCCTGCTGATCTGGGGGCCTTCGTTGGTCTTTATTGTAGGCTGTACGTTGCTGCTACTTTATAAATCAGGCACCTTTCAGGTGTTAAAAGTCTGGCGTTCCCGCTCATCTGCCCAAAAAGCCTTGCCATGA
- a CDS encoding LptF/LptG family permease yields the protein MSQSSSMPRHVLLRYLSMALLTRVIFCGAVLVGLLEILALLEQTTPILQRHLGVQGILSFAAMRAPFLLAGALPLSVLIGALLMLTQMTLASEIAILRACGLSTFGLYKYLIPATLVIGFAGVVLDDQVTPRSEQALAAWWNRTDPHPENGHAFWFHDGNRIAHIGYTSDGGNMLAKVDIYIRDANGRLQQILHAKSADYTHTRGWLLHNVDSITVEGEKTTRLPSVQNMSWDTSLHPWEFIRLSAENPPLSSTTILGMLQGHLPSHTSPGFLEAGLLERFLRPASLLVLLLIALPTIYIPPRTGTRSWVPVWCLGCGLLFIIVQGMLRAMGNAGLLPPAIATIPALIIFTLGAITVLLRNETR from the coding sequence ATGAGCCAATCTTCAAGCATGCCCCGCCACGTTCTTCTCCGCTATCTTTCCATGGCGTTGCTTACGCGCGTGATTTTTTGTGGCGCCGTTCTCGTCGGGCTTCTTGAAATTCTGGCCCTGCTTGAACAAACCACTCCTATTTTACAACGGCACTTAGGCGTACAGGGCATTCTCAGCTTTGCGGCCATGCGTGCACCATTTCTGCTGGCAGGCGCACTTCCATTAAGTGTGTTGATTGGCGCGCTGCTGATGCTCACCCAAATGACATTGGCCAGCGAAATTGCCATCCTGCGAGCTTGTGGCCTTTCTACTTTTGGCCTGTATAAATACCTTATCCCCGCCACTCTGGTAATCGGCTTTGCAGGCGTTGTGCTGGATGATCAGGTTACGCCCCGGTCTGAGCAGGCATTGGCCGCATGGTGGAACCGTACAGACCCACATCCAGAAAATGGGCACGCCTTCTGGTTTCATGATGGCAACCGTATTGCCCATATTGGCTATACATCGGATGGCGGCAATATGCTGGCCAAGGTGGATATCTATATCCGTGATGCCAACGGACGGTTACAACAGATTCTCCACGCCAAATCTGCTGATTACACACATACGCGCGGCTGGCTGCTGCACAATGTTGATAGCATTACCGTGGAAGGCGAAAAAACCACGCGCCTGCCTTCTGTTCAGAACATGAGTTGGGACACAAGCCTGCACCCGTGGGAGTTTATCCGCCTGTCTGCCGAAAATCCGCCGCTTTCTTCCACCACCATTCTGGGCATGCTACAAGGGCACCTACCATCCCATACCAGCCCCGGTTTTCTGGAAGCTGGGCTACTTGAACGCTTCTTGCGTCCGGCCTCCTTACTTGTTCTTTTGTTGATTGCGCTGCCCACAATCTATATCCCTCCACGGACAGGAACGCGCAGTTGGGTACCAGTATGGTGCTTGGGCTGCGGGCTGTTGTTTATTATTGTGCAGGGTATGCTACGCGCAATGGGGAATGCGGGCTTGCTACCGCCAGCAATTGCTACCATACCCGCACTGATTATTTTCACACTGGGAGCCATTACTGTGCTCCTGAGGAATGAAACACGATGA
- a CDS encoding sterol desaturase family protein, giving the protein MSGTLNNSSLKTGRSFDLGKMNLRQLWVAYLTYPTILLYFALVIASAALAAYFFAGWWPTLVSMVAVVVVYPVVWYLLHRYVLHGRILYKMKWTAALWKRIHFDHHQDPHLLDVLFGAPATTLPTIGAVTIPIGYLIGGIGAAATAFGTGVAITCIYEFFHCIQHLNYKPRASWIQRMKARHVLHHFHDEDGNFGITSFVVDRMFGSYYLDAKARSRSPTVFNLGYDVKEAQQYPWVMELTGAPPRDRPDGARPAENRKAA; this is encoded by the coding sequence ATGAGCGGAACGCTAAATAACTCGTCGCTTAAAACCGGACGCAGCTTTGATCTGGGGAAAATGAACCTCAGGCAGCTTTGGGTGGCATATCTTACCTACCCAACCATCCTGCTCTATTTTGCGCTGGTTATTGCTTCTGCTGCGCTGGCTGCGTATTTTTTTGCAGGTTGGTGGCCAACGCTGGTTTCTATGGTCGCCGTTGTTGTTGTGTATCCAGTGGTATGGTACCTACTGCACCGCTACGTGCTACATGGGCGTATCCTGTATAAAATGAAGTGGACGGCCGCTCTGTGGAAGCGCATCCATTTTGACCATCATCAGGACCCGCATCTGCTGGATGTTCTGTTTGGCGCACCTGCTACAACACTGCCGACCATTGGGGCTGTCACCATTCCTATTGGGTACCTTATTGGCGGGATTGGCGCTGCAGCCACGGCATTTGGCACAGGCGTTGCCATTACCTGCATTTACGAATTCTTCCACTGCATCCAGCACCTTAACTACAAGCCACGCGCAAGTTGGATCCAGCGCATGAAAGCGCGCCATGTGCTGCACCATTTCCATGATGAGGATGGCAACTTCGGCATTACCAGCTTTGTGGTGGATCGGATGTTTGGCTCATATTATCTAGATGCTAAAGCCCGCTCCCGCAGCCCCACGGTTTTTAATCTGGGTTACGATGTTAAGGAAGCCCAACAGTATCCGTGGGTCATGGAGTTGACGGGCGCTCCCCCGCGTGATCGCCCCGATGGTGCACGCCCTGCGGAGAACAGGAAAGCGGCATGA
- a CDS encoding nucleotidyltransferase family protein, whose product MTASSQSITAFILAGSRPGKPDPVALAGGVSHKALLPIGGVPMLLRVIDALQQVPQITRIAVCIENPQIIASILPAGIDVIPARPEGPSASVLAGLARYGTPLLVTTADNALLQPSWVQELLSESHTQADLAVAVATEATVKRDVPNTQRTYIRLADLSFSGCNLFLFRTSVSARVADLWQHVEKNRKHPLRIAWLLGLSILLRALCGKLTRRALYRRIYHLTSAKAELVPLSDGRAAVDVDKPADVVLAEELASTLPTCSVTKTPGK is encoded by the coding sequence ATGACCGCTTCCTCTCAAAGCATAACAGCTTTTATTCTGGCAGGTTCTCGCCCCGGCAAGCCAGACCCGGTTGCATTGGCCGGGGGCGTTTCTCACAAAGCACTCCTGCCTATTGGTGGGGTGCCTATGCTCTTGAGGGTAATTGATGCGCTGCAGCAGGTGCCTCAAATCACCCGCATTGCTGTTTGTATTGAAAACCCACAGATTATTGCGTCTATCTTACCCGCAGGAATAGATGTTATTCCGGCGCGGCCTGAAGGCCCAAGTGCCAGCGTATTGGCTGGCCTTGCGCGCTATGGCACGCCTTTGCTGGTAACCACGGCAGATAATGCCCTACTCCAGCCAAGCTGGGTGCAAGAACTGCTGAGCGAGAGCCATACGCAAGCTGACCTTGCCGTTGCTGTTGCAACAGAAGCAACCGTAAAGCGGGATGTACCCAACACGCAGCGTACCTATATTCGGCTTGCTGATCTGTCTTTTTCTGGCTGTAACCTATTTTTATTCCGCACATCTGTTTCTGCCCGCGTGGCAGACCTGTGGCAGCATGTAGAAAAAAACCGCAAGCATCCTTTACGGATTGCTTGGCTTTTAGGGCTGAGCATTCTGCTGCGCGCCCTCTGTGGCAAGCTGACACGGCGCGCGCTTTACCGGCGCATCTATCATCTCACCAGTGCAAAAGCAGAACTTGTTCCACTTTCTGATGGCCGCGCTGCTGTAGATGTAGATAAACCTGCCGATGTTGTGCTGGCGGAAGAGCTTGCCTCTACTCTTCCAACGTGTTCCGTTACAAAAACACCCGGAAAATAA
- a CDS encoding HAD hydrolase-like protein encodes MFTPRLAVFDMDGTLLDSVPDLAACSRELLEICHLPPLTDAEVRTMIGNGVPTLVQRVLDAGHKKLKAITSQPYVLPFTEAEAVQKFMELYTPRATRLSRLFPGTQQALEQLKSAGWLLAVCTNKPEVAAQRILDNFGLTSLFAAIGGGDSFAAHKPDPAHLLGTIKQAGGEVSRSVMIGDMPPDCGAATGAGVRFVFAAWGYGSSALAAQADAQAGSMMDIPSVLPALLPA; translated from the coding sequence ATGTTCACACCTCGTCTTGCTGTTTTTGATATGGACGGCACGTTGCTTGATTCCGTACCGGATCTGGCGGCGTGCAGCCGGGAATTACTGGAAATATGCCATCTTCCCCCCCTGACAGATGCAGAGGTGCGTACCATGATAGGCAATGGCGTGCCCACCTTGGTGCAACGCGTTCTGGATGCAGGACATAAAAAGCTGAAGGCCATAACGTCGCAGCCATATGTTTTACCGTTTACGGAGGCCGAAGCTGTGCAGAAGTTTATGGAGCTTTACACGCCACGGGCTACACGGCTTTCACGTCTGTTTCCCGGCACACAGCAGGCATTGGAGCAGTTGAAAAGTGCCGGGTGGTTGCTGGCTGTATGTACCAACAAGCCGGAGGTGGCTGCCCAGCGTATTTTAGACAATTTTGGCCTAACGTCACTTTTTGCAGCAATAGGCGGAGGTGACAGTTTTGCCGCCCATAAACCAGATCCGGCCCATTTACTGGGCACAATCAAACAGGCTGGCGGAGAGGTTTCGCGTAGTGTGATGATTGGGGATATGCCGCCAGATTGTGGGGCCGCGACTGGTGCTGGCGTAAGGTTTGTGTTTGCCGCGTGGGGCTATGGTTCCAGCGCATTGGCAGCACAGGCAGATGCTCAAGCGGGCAGCATGATGGATATTCCATCGGTACTGCCTGCGTTACTGCCCGCTTAA
- the glmU gene encoding bifunctional UDP-N-acetylglucosamine diphosphorylase/glucosamine-1-phosphate N-acetyltransferase GlmU, with the protein MPELGLPHAVMTSISAPRPATAVLLAAGLGTRMKSSRPKAMQSLGGRPMLAHLLANAAEVFDRLVVVIGPDMEEVAELAAPYPVVVQQERLGTAHAALQAEAWFGDGDVAVLYADNPLISAETLNRLLEERRKPDVGLALLAMRPADPARYGRVVAQNGNVERIVEWADATPEERAIDLCNAGVLCADAVDFRRWLHNVRNDNAKGEYYLTDVVDLAVADSVQVRAVEAAEDELRGVNSRAELAQAEAALQTRLRNKAMENGVTLVAPETVFLSADTQIEADVLIEPNVFFGPGVTVQSGAVIRAFSHLEGCEVQANAIVGPYARIREGSTIGASARVGNFVELKATTLGEGSKANHLTYLGNAEIGSHTNIGAGTITCNYDGVFKHTTTIGEKAFIGSDSILVAPVTIGDNALVAAGSVITKNVPDEALAFGRAQQVNKAEMGRLFKERLQAKKENG; encoded by the coding sequence ATGCCGGAGCTTGGCTTACCGCATGCTGTTATGACGTCTATTTCCGCACCACGTCCTGCCACGGCGGTTCTTCTGGCCGCCGGACTGGGCACCCGCATGAAGTCCTCCCGCCCTAAAGCCATGCAATCTCTTGGTGGCCGACCAATGCTGGCACATCTACTTGCCAATGCAGCGGAGGTTTTTGACAGGCTGGTTGTTGTAATCGGCCCAGACATGGAAGAGGTTGCCGAGTTGGCGGCTCCCTATCCAGTGGTTGTGCAACAAGAACGCTTGGGCACTGCTCACGCGGCCTTGCAGGCCGAAGCCTGGTTTGGTGATGGCGATGTGGCTGTGCTGTATGCAGATAACCCGCTGATTTCGGCTGAAACACTTAATCGTTTGTTGGAAGAGCGCCGCAAGCCAGATGTGGGCTTGGCATTGTTAGCCATGCGCCCGGCTGATCCTGCACGATATGGCCGCGTTGTTGCCCAAAATGGCAATGTGGAACGTATTGTAGAATGGGCAGACGCCACGCCAGAAGAACGCGCGATTGACCTATGCAATGCCGGTGTATTGTGCGCAGATGCCGTAGATTTCCGCCGCTGGCTTCATAACGTGCGCAATGATAACGCCAAGGGCGAATATTATCTGACAGACGTAGTAGATCTGGCTGTAGCCGATAGCGTGCAGGTACGCGCGGTAGAAGCTGCAGAAGATGAACTGCGTGGCGTAAACTCTCGTGCAGAACTGGCTCAGGCAGAAGCTGCCCTGCAAACACGCCTACGCAATAAAGCCATGGAAAATGGTGTAACGTTAGTTGCACCAGAAACTGTGTTTCTAAGTGCTGATACGCAGATTGAAGCTGATGTGTTAATAGAACCTAACGTGTTCTTTGGCCCTGGCGTAACTGTGCAAAGTGGTGCTGTTATTCGCGCCTTTAGCCATCTTGAGGGGTGCGAAGTGCAGGCCAATGCGATTGTTGGCCCTTATGCGCGTATTCGGGAAGGCTCCACCATTGGCGCTTCTGCACGGGTTGGCAACTTTGTTGAACTCAAGGCCACAACACTGGGCGAAGGTTCCAAAGCCAATCATCTTACCTATCTGGGTAATGCCGAAATCGGCAGCCACACCAATATTGGCGCAGGCACTATTACCTGCAACTATGATGGCGTGTTCAAACACACCACCACGATTGGAGAGAAAGCCTTTATCGGCTCGGATTCCATTCTTGTGGCACCCGTTACTATTGGAGACAACGCGCTGGTGGCCGCTGGCAGTGTCATTACAAAAAATGTGCCAGATGAAGCTCTGGCTTTTGGCCGGGCACAGCAAGTGAATAAAGCAGAAATGGGCAGGCTTTTTAAAGAGCGCCTGCAAGCAAAAAAGGAAAACGGCTGA